A portion of the Nitrososphaerales archaeon genome contains these proteins:
- a CDS encoding translation initiation factor IF-6, whose product MGIYLMNMYRSPNIGIFAKTNERFILVPKSLAPTKIQKFSSLLGVKPVKTSIGGSRLIGSLVAMNSYGILVSRFADDEEINTIREETDLPVERVPFKYTSIGNLITANDYGAVVSNIIPRSVRDLVEKVLNVPIKVMSLYNHSQVGSMIAASNSGAIIHPSASRSEISQVASILKVDVEPCTVNGGVPYVSSGILVNSRNAIVGTLTSGPELMILSRVFKL is encoded by the coding sequence ATGGGAATCTATCTAATGAATATGTATCGAAGTCCCAATATAGGGATTTTTGCGAAGACCAATGAACGTTTTATCCTTGTTCCAAAGAGTTTAGCACCTACAAAGATCCAAAAATTTTCATCACTTTTAGGTGTAAAGCCTGTTAAGACTTCAATAGGGGGCTCAAGATTGATAGGCTCATTGGTCGCTATGAATAGTTATGGTATACTCGTCTCAAGATTCGCTGATGATGAAGAGATCAACACAATCAGAGAAGAGACCGATCTACCAGTCGAAAGAGTACCTTTTAAATATACATCTATAGGAAATCTTATTACTGCCAACGATTATGGTGCAGTAGTCTCTAATATTATTCCAAGGTCTGTGAGGGATTTGGTCGAAAAAGTCTTAAATGTCCCTATTAAGGTCATGTCTCTTTATAATCATTCTCAGGTTGGATCCATGATCGCGGCAAGCAATAGTGGAGCTATTATTCATCCATCGGCTTCACGTTCAGAAATCTCTCAAGTTGCTAGTATACTGAAGGTAGATGTTGAACCTTGTACGGTAAATGGTGGTGTACCTTATGTCTCATCGGGAATCCTTGTGAACTCTCGGAATGCCATCGTCGGTACATTGACGAGCGGTCCCGAATTGATGATCTTAAGCCGCGTCTTCAAACTTTGA